DNA sequence from the Brachybacterium sp. P6-10-X1 genome:
GGGAAGCGGGCCGGGGTCGGGGTCAGCCGTCGTGCTGTCCTCGGGCATCGCACGGGGGCCGACGGACTGCAGCACGGCGGTGGCGGCGAAGCTCAGCGCCGCGGTGACGGCGATGGCCAGCAGGGCGGCGCGCTCGCCGAAGGCCCCGATGAGGAAGGTCGCGACCGGCGGGCCCGCCACCCATGCCACCGAGAACAGCGCACGGGTGTTGATGATCTGGGCGCTGTCCGCCCCGGCATGGCGGAGATGGGCGAACAGCAGCGTGCTGCCCACCCCGGCCGGGCCGCCGAGCACCACGAGGGCGACGACGGCCAGCGGCAGCGAGGTGGCCAGCGCGAGCAGCGCCGACAGGAGGATCGTCAGCACGGCGCTGACCAGCATCGGACGCAGGTAGCGGCCCGTGCGGTCGGCCTGGGCGGGGATGATCGTCGTCGCGATCAGGGCGCTGGCGTTGTACAGCGCGAGCGCCCAGCCGAGCTCGCTGGTGGTGGCGCCGAACAGCGTCGTCAGCACCAGCGCGAGGGCCGGGTTGAGGAAGGCGAACTGCAGCCCCCACAGCAGTGCCGTCGAGGGGACGAGGAAGCGCATCACCGAGGTTCCTCAGGCCTCAGGAATCGGCCGACCGTGCTCGGCGAGTGTCAACGAGGCCGGTTCCGGTCCGCTGCGCACTCCCGTCTCCAGCGAGTCGATCCGAGCCAGCTCCTCGGCGGTGAGCTCGAGGTTCAGCGCGTCGAGATTCTCCTGGATCCGCTCGACGTGCACCGACTTCGGAATCACCTGGCGACCTTGCTGGAGGTGCCAAGCGAGCATGACCTGGGCTGCTGTCGCTCCGTGCGCCGTGGCGATCTCGTGCAGCGTGGGATCGTCGAAGCTGCGGCGCTGACCACCGCCGTACGAGGTGATCCCTCCGATCGGGGACCAGGCCTGGGTGAGTATGCCGTGGCGGGCGTTCATCGCCTCGAGCTCGCGCTGCTGGAAATAGGGGTGGACCTCGATCTGATTGACGGCGGGTACCACGTGGGTGTGCTCCAGCAGGTCGGAGAGGTGCTCGGGCAGGAAGTTGCTCACCCCGATCGCGCGCACAGTTCCCGTCGACAGCGCGTCCTCGAGGGCGCGGTAGGCGGCGAGGGTGCGGTCG
Encoded proteins:
- a CDS encoding MFS transporter; its protein translation is MRFLVPSTALLWGLQFAFLNPALALVLTTLFGATTSELGWALALYNASALIATTIIPAQADRTGRYLRPMLVSAVLTILLSALLALATSLPLAVVALVVLGGPAGVGSTLLFAHLRHAGADSAQIINTRALFSVAWVAGPPVATFLIGAFGERAALLAIAVTAALSFAATAVLQSVGPRAMPEDSTTADPDPGPLPGRTGVVVIVIGFVLLQAANASAMSFMTVYVTQSLGLDVLWAGVALGVAAGLEIPALLLLGRLSKRFSAQRLIIVGCAVGVVYYVLLAAVQSPAGLIGIQLLNAWCFATIAGTGLTLFQRIIVRPGLSTSLYMNARRVGAILSGGVIAFGSMTTLGQAGIYLVCAVLTAAGIAAIVLAHRGAPRTVSA
- a CDS encoding aldo/keto reductase, whose translation is MGAALDAGYRHLDTAAAYGNEKEVGQALRASGIDRKDVVVETKIWISDYGTEETPRGIEKSRAKLGVDQIDLLLLHQPLPTDFDRTLAAYRALEDALSTGTVRAIGVSNFLPEHLSDLLEHTHVVPAVNQIEVHPYFQQRELEAMNARHGILTQAWSPIGGITSYGGGQRRSFDDPTLHEIATAHGATAAQVMLAWHLQQGRQVIPKSVHVERIQENLDALNLELTAEELARIDSLETGVRSGPEPASLTLAEHGRPIPEA